A genome region from Tolypothrix sp. PCC 7712 includes the following:
- a CDS encoding HEAT repeat domain-containing protein: MYDEDDLSLLDIEDELESPLDRMEPLTAESEVVKPDPDVMLVLLENDQPQQRMLAARAFCDIEDARAIPHLIRLLTDTCPLVRVSAAYAIGRNPSKDAVEPLIHQLNRDWNGYVRKGVVWALGNCRDRRSLAPLTDALITDISAVRLWAASALAQMAEVGYEAVLGAIPPLIEALVKDPVAAVRSNCAWTIGQLCRELPSNIVYATAIDALIQAFAEDKDLGVREDAKASLLGVGDPRGLQLIETLEQEGWF, translated from the coding sequence ATGTATGACGAAGACGACCTAAGCCTACTTGATATAGAAGACGAGCTAGAAAGTCCCTTGGATCGAATGGAGCCGCTAACTGCTGAGTCAGAAGTGGTAAAACCAGATCCCGATGTGATGCTAGTTCTCTTAGAAAATGACCAACCGCAGCAAAGAATGCTAGCGGCACGTGCTTTTTGTGACATTGAAGATGCACGTGCAATTCCCCATCTCATCCGGCTGTTAACTGATACCTGTCCGTTAGTGCGGGTGAGTGCAGCCTATGCGATCGGGCGCAATCCCAGTAAAGATGCAGTAGAGCCGTTAATTCACCAACTCAACCGAGATTGGAACGGCTATGTCCGCAAAGGTGTAGTTTGGGCTTTAGGAAACTGCCGCGATCGCCGTTCCTTAGCCCCCCTAACTGATGCTTTAATAACTGATATTTCCGCAGTGCGCTTGTGGGCTGCTAGTGCCTTAGCACAGATGGCAGAAGTCGGTTATGAGGCAGTTTTAGGCGCAATTCCACCATTAATTGAAGCCTTAGTCAAAGACCCCGTAGCCGCAGTTCGGAGTAACTGCGCTTGGACAATTGGGCAATTATGCCGCGAACTTCCATCTAATATCGTTTACGCCACAGCTATCGACGCTTTGATTCAAGCTTTTGCTGAAGACAAAGACTTAGGTGTGAGAGAAGACGCTAAAGCCTCACTATTAGGTGTAGGCGATCCCCGTGGTTTACAGTTAATCGAAACCTTAGAACAAGAAGGTTGGTTTTAA
- a CDS encoding GNAT family N-acetyltransferase: protein MPNQLLPGYNIRPGSSLDRALLVKFMQRSYQDIFPQADFSHLAQTVEQYFSSKTPLWWVEEAEGAEAAGGEKKIFSPSSPLSPVACLWVGNAIDQVTGSRHAHIFLLYVLPEHRRRGIGTALMKYVENWAIQRGDRQLGLQVFQSNQPALNLYHQLGYQTQSLWMVKSLSMEK, encoded by the coding sequence GTGCCTAACCAACTGCTACCAGGGTACAACATCCGCCCCGGTTCCAGCTTAGATCGAGCGCTACTGGTAAAGTTTATGCAACGCAGTTACCAGGATATCTTTCCCCAGGCGGATTTTTCCCATCTCGCCCAAACAGTCGAGCAGTACTTCTCTAGTAAAACCCCCTTGTGGTGGGTAGAAGAAGCAGAGGGAGCAGAGGCAGCAGGGGGAGAAAAGAAAATATTTTCCCCCTCATCCCCCCTATCCCCCGTCGCTTGCTTATGGGTGGGAAATGCTATCGATCAAGTCACGGGAAGTCGTCATGCTCATATTTTTCTGCTTTATGTTTTGCCAGAACATCGGCGGCGGGGTATTGGTACAGCGTTGATGAAGTACGTGGAAAATTGGGCGATTCAAAGAGGCGATCGCCAACTTGGGTTACAAGTATTTCAATCTAACCAACCAGCATTGAATCTTTATCATCAACTTGGTTATCAAACTCAATCCCTGTGGATGGTAAAATCACTCAGTATGGAAAAATAG
- a CDS encoding AmpG family muropeptide MFS transporter, whose product MNPLRSLLDVFGSRKMAALLFLGFSSGLPLLLIGNTLKAWMTVEQVDLAAIGWFSLASLPYSLKFLWSPFLDRFTMPFLGRRRGWLVVTQLALTVAIAIMAFQQPKQALQLLAINAIVIAFLSATQDIAADAYRTDVLEKLEMGAGAAVFILGYRIALLVAGALALILADRIPWSSVYLLMAGTMVLGIFATLFAPEPEAISPPASLTDAVILPFGEFFQRRGVIQGFLVLLFITLYKLGDALLSNMTTPFLLQVGFTKTDIGAIQVGMGLIATIVGALAGGAILSRIGINRSLWVFGVLQAVSNFAYLSLAYTGKNYQAMVLAINIEQFCGGLGTAAFVAFLMSLCNQKFSATQYALLSSLMAVSRDILASPGGAIAQNTGWPLFFIITIVAAVPGLLLLPIFAPWNPQPVAITRPGLEEEEEDVWGTK is encoded by the coding sequence ATGAATCCACTGCGATCGCTATTGGATGTTTTTGGTAGCCGCAAGATGGCGGCTTTATTGTTTCTGGGGTTTTCATCAGGGTTACCGTTGCTATTAATCGGTAATACCTTGAAAGCTTGGATGACTGTGGAACAGGTGGATTTGGCTGCTATTGGGTGGTTTAGCCTCGCTAGTTTGCCTTACTCGTTAAAATTTTTGTGGTCGCCGTTTCTCGATCGCTTTACCATGCCATTTTTGGGACGACGGCGGGGTTGGTTAGTGGTGACGCAGCTGGCTTTAACAGTAGCGATCGCAATTATGGCATTCCAGCAACCTAAACAAGCATTACAGCTGCTAGCCATTAACGCTATAGTTATTGCTTTTTTGAGCGCAACACAAGATATTGCTGCTGATGCTTACCGTACCGATGTTTTAGAAAAGCTGGAAATGGGGGCTGGGGCGGCGGTTTTCATTTTGGGATATCGCATCGCTTTGTTAGTGGCTGGTGCTTTAGCATTAATCCTGGCTGATAGAATCCCTTGGTCATCGGTTTATTTGTTGATGGCAGGTACGATGGTATTGGGGATTTTTGCGACTTTATTTGCACCAGAACCAGAAGCAATTAGCCCTCCCGCCTCATTAACAGATGCTGTCATTTTACCCTTCGGTGAATTTTTTCAACGCCGAGGAGTAATTCAAGGCTTTTTGGTTTTATTGTTCATTACCCTTTACAAGCTGGGTGATGCTTTACTGAGCAATATGACTACCCCGTTTTTGCTGCAAGTTGGTTTTACCAAAACCGATATTGGGGCAATTCAGGTAGGGATGGGATTAATCGCTACCATTGTGGGGGCACTGGCAGGCGGTGCAATTTTGAGTAGAATTGGCATCAACCGTTCGCTTTGGGTATTTGGCGTTTTACAAGCTGTGAGTAATTTTGCTTACTTGTCTCTTGCTTACACTGGGAAAAACTATCAAGCTATGGTCTTAGCCATCAACATCGAACAGTTCTGTGGTGGTTTAGGAACAGCAGCTTTCGTGGCATTTTTAATGAGTTTGTGTAACCAGAAGTTTTCGGCAACTCAGTATGCCTTACTTTCTAGCTTGATGGCTGTCAGCCGCGATATTCTCGCATCTCCCGGTGGGGCGATCGCACAAAACACGGGTTGGCCGCTATTTTTCATCATTACTATCGTTGCTGCTGTGCCAGGATTATTGCTATTACCAATTTTTGCCCCCTGGAACCCTCAACCAGTGGCAATTACAAGACCAGGACTTGAGGAAGAAGAAGAGGATGTATGGGGAACCAAGTAG